From a region of the Zingiber officinale cultivar Zhangliang chromosome 10B, Zo_v1.1, whole genome shotgun sequence genome:
- the LOC122029069 gene encoding myosin heavy chain IB-like, which translates to MPAEESPELVPSPSLVRKRERTERTERGDRGKGRGEGIRLTSAATECGIHRTSGDCNTKSIKSTKGLRRQPYAVQPSPGSGQPHAGQAGLGAGGQAAAAAAGHARGWRRRPARACRRRPCTRLARGGQAAPGGGQVAPGAGQAAPARGQAAPAGSPTTARGRDPRAECLPGDQAIVADHAVVGRRCGRNLEIAAWEGVNGGERGERNEGREKVSGEF; encoded by the exons ATGCCGGCAGAGGAATCGCCGGAGCTGGTCCCGTCGCCGTCGCTTGTCCGCAAGAGGGAGAGGACAGAAAGAACAGAGAGAGGAGATCGGGGAAAAGGAAGAGGGGAAGGGATTCG CCTCACCTCCGCCGCCACCGAGTGCGGCATCCATCGAACATCTGGAGATTGCAACACCAAATCCATCAAAAGTACAA AAGGTCTACGACGGCAGCCATACGCCGTCCAGCCATCGCCTGGCAGCGGCCAGCCACACGCCGGCCAGGCAGGGCTTGGCGCCGGCGGCCAGGCAGCGGCTGCCGCCGCCGGCCATGCACGCGGCTGGCGGCGGCGGCCAGCACGCGCCTGCCGCCGGCGGCCATGCACGCGCCTGGCGCGCGGCGGCCAGGCAGCGCCCGGCGGCGGCCAGGTAGCTCCCGGCGCCGGCCAGGCAGCGCCTGCCCGCGGCCAGGCAGCGCCGGCAGGCAGCCCTACGACGGCGAGAGGGAGAGATCCGAGGGCAGAGTGCTTACCCGGAGATCAAGCGATCGTCGCAGATCACGCCGTCGTCGGTCggagatgtggccgaaacctGGAAATCGCAGCTTGGGAAGGGGTGAACGGGGGAGAGAGAGGGGAAAGAAATGAGGGAAGGGAAAAAGTATCGGGTGAGTTCTAG